The following proteins come from a genomic window of Geomonas sp. RF6:
- a CDS encoding DnaB-like helicase C-terminal domain-containing protein, translating to MKAPSFADVAAEREIIGALLMDPETFLDVRGILKPEMFHHRQLGLTFKAFVMQYEKKALTDLRTLAKVAEVSPQMLAECLTEDIIPSLVLPKARKVRDLFHKRHITWQIQQTLAQLETLTPEEIAKRFSDLAAEVTISNNSKVVFDAAALCRRVMKLQEGREDPDKPDGPGTGYSLLDKLLRGISPKRMTVIAAATGFGKSTLALNLFFNLLTARHRALFISNENDVDLNLDRMCGILSGLKVKDIESGNCPEIAVAFGKEFYTTGMFMTDSSPRTIEEITSLITRYVIQHKIEVAFVDYIGEISHSGDSKETEEARLARFAQKLVDCAKALGIHIVVMAQLNRQGNAKGRPTKAELAGCFKIAQKAHSLLLFWQDDKKRDILTIDKNRQGPVGLDIEMQFDRTTQRITEIRILTAD from the coding sequence ATGAAAGCGCCAAGTTTTGCAGATGTTGCAGCCGAGCGTGAAATTATCGGTGCCCTCCTCATGGACCCGGAAACTTTCCTGGACGTCCGGGGCATCCTCAAGCCCGAGATGTTTCACCACCGCCAGCTAGGCTTGACGTTCAAGGCTTTCGTTATGCAGTACGAGAAGAAGGCACTGACCGACCTCAGGACCCTGGCAAAGGTTGCCGAGGTTTCGCCGCAGATGCTGGCCGAGTGCCTAACAGAGGATATCATCCCTTCCCTCGTCCTACCAAAGGCCCGGAAAGTGCGCGACCTTTTCCACAAGCGACACATTACCTGGCAGATTCAGCAGACGCTAGCCCAACTGGAGACGCTGACGCCCGAGGAGATAGCCAAGAGATTCTCAGACCTCGCTGCAGAGGTAACGATCAGCAACAACTCCAAGGTGGTCTTCGACGCCGCAGCTCTATGCAGGCGCGTGATGAAGCTACAGGAAGGACGCGAAGACCCGGACAAGCCGGACGGACCTGGCACCGGGTACTCCCTCCTCGACAAGCTCCTCCGCGGTATCAGTCCCAAGAGGATGACGGTCATTGCCGCCGCTACGGGATTTGGGAAATCCACTCTTGCCCTCAACCTCTTCTTCAACCTGCTCACCGCTAGACACCGGGCGCTCTTCATCTCCAACGAGAATGACGTTGACTTGAACCTTGATCGTATGTGCGGGATCCTTTCCGGCCTGAAGGTGAAGGACATCGAAAGTGGCAACTGTCCAGAAATAGCCGTAGCTTTCGGCAAGGAGTTCTACACGACCGGCATGTTCATGACCGACAGCAGCCCACGCACCATCGAAGAGATCACCTCCCTCATCACCCGGTATGTGATCCAACACAAAATCGAAGTCGCTTTTGTTGACTACATCGGCGAAATCAGCCACAGCGGGGATTCGAAGGAGACGGAAGAGGCGAGGCTCGCGAGGTTTGCCCAGAAGCTGGTGGACTGCGCGAAGGCACTTGGAATCCACATCGTAGTGATGGCCCAGCTAAACAGGCAAGGCAACGCGAAGGGGCGCCCTACTAAAGCCGAGCTCGCAGGGTGTTTCAAGATCGCCCAGAAGGCTCATAGCCTCTTACTGTTCTGGCAGGACGACAAGAAGCGCGACATCCTGACCATCGACAAGAACCGCCAAGGCCCCGTAGGGCTCGACATCGAAATGCAGTTTGACCGAACCACGCAACGAATCACTGAAATTCGGATTCTGACAGCCGATTGA
- a CDS encoding protein-L-isoaspartate(D-aspartate) O-methyltransferase, which translates to MDFAVARKRMVEAQLVKRGITDQRVIGAMLNIPRHIFVEEAMSAQAYSDGSLPIGEKQTISQPFMVAKMTEMLELTGREKVLELGTGSGYQAAVLATLADRVYTVERIRPLALKARKALDSLGLLNVNLRIADGTEGWPEEAPFDAILVTAGAPEVPQCLVDQLAIGGRLVIPVGDRTDQRLVRVVRNPDGSVVGDVSLDCRFVRLIGKHGWSEEP; encoded by the coding sequence ATGGATTTTGCGGTAGCACGAAAGAGGATGGTAGAGGCTCAACTGGTGAAGCGGGGGATCACGGACCAGCGGGTCATAGGAGCCATGCTCAACATACCGAGGCACATATTCGTGGAGGAGGCGATGTCGGCGCAGGCCTACAGCGACGGGTCCCTCCCCATCGGAGAGAAGCAGACGATCTCGCAGCCGTTCATGGTGGCGAAGATGACCGAGATGTTGGAGCTCACCGGGCGCGAAAAGGTGCTGGAGCTCGGTACCGGCTCCGGATACCAGGCCGCTGTGCTCGCCACCCTGGCGGACCGGGTGTACACGGTGGAGAGGATTCGCCCGCTGGCCCTGAAGGCGCGGAAAGCCCTGGACAGCTTGGGCCTTTTGAATGTGAACTTAAGGATTGCCGATGGAACCGAAGGGTGGCCTGAGGAAGCACCCTTTGACGCCATACTCGTTACTGCAGGCGCCCCGGAGGTGCCGCAGTGTCTGGTCGACCAGCTCGCTATTGGAGGGCGGCTCGTCATCCCGGTGGGGGACAGGACGGACCAGCGGCTGGTGAGGGTGGTCAGAAATCCGGACGGCTCAGTCGTCGGGGATGTATCTCTTGATTGTCGATTCGTACGTCTGATTGGGAAACATGGCTGGAGCGAAGAGCCGTAG
- the surE gene encoding 5'/3'-nucleotidase SurE, whose protein sequence is MKILLTNDDGVHAPGLAALRKRISEIAETVVVAPDREQSAVSHSLTLHHPLRVVKVSENVFSVDGTPTDCVNLGVHSLLSFKPDLVISGVNRGANLADDVTYSGTVAAALEATLMGIPAFAISLATAGDGEHYDAAALFAARLARTVVEKGLPPDTFLNVNVPDLAHDTLQPPLITSQGKRRYEGTIVDKVDPRGRSYYWIGTADLNLQDLPGTDYHAVSRGHISVTPLHFDLTNYASLEAVKGWQMR, encoded by the coding sequence TTGAAGATACTTTTGACCAACGATGATGGAGTGCACGCTCCCGGCCTCGCTGCGCTCAGGAAACGGATCTCCGAGATTGCCGAAACTGTCGTCGTGGCACCGGACAGGGAGCAGAGCGCGGTGAGCCACTCCCTCACGCTGCATCATCCGCTGCGCGTCGTGAAGGTTTCCGAGAATGTATTCTCCGTCGACGGCACCCCGACCGACTGCGTCAACCTCGGGGTGCACAGCCTCCTTTCCTTCAAGCCGGACCTGGTCATTTCCGGGGTGAACCGCGGCGCCAACCTCGCCGACGACGTCACCTACTCTGGAACGGTGGCCGCGGCCCTCGAGGCGACGCTGATGGGGATACCCGCCTTTGCGATCTCGCTCGCTACCGCCGGGGATGGGGAGCACTACGACGCCGCGGCCCTCTTCGCTGCCCGGCTCGCTCGCACTGTCGTGGAGAAGGGGCTCCCCCCCGACACCTTCCTCAATGTGAACGTGCCGGACCTCGCGCACGACACCTTGCAGCCGCCCCTCATCACCTCCCAGGGGAAGAGGCGCTACGAGGGGACGATCGTCGACAAGGTCGATCCGCGCGGCAGGAGCTACTACTGGATCGGCACCGCCGACCTCAATCTGCAGGACCTTCCGGGGACCGATTACCACGCCGTTTCGCGCGGTCACATCTCGGTAACCCCCCTTCATTTCGACCTTACCAACTACGCGTCGCTGGAGGCGGTGAAGGGTTGGCAGATGCGCTGA
- a CDS encoding DEAD/DEAH box helicase family protein — protein sequence MELKLYNRLKRELLGDLATAAEQNVTVYQGVVERYAPQTESGIPRPYSQSIQGWLSFYNRLIARPVQLRYYQILALYFTEAVLRKIRNREKGYQGRTMLAYWMATGSGKTLLMHLNILQFIDHIGGWRAFDELQIILTTPGVNLIEQHRREVVPLIEKLNQQCAGRIRLTIDSTQSLLNREKHFFDLPDHKRVFRLVLVDEGHIGLSSSGTDLGKFKELRHNLADYPNAFLFEYSATYHGIADRHIEEYGEQIVYDYNYYRFFKDGYGKDFSVARIADDAFDAGRECWENFTTAFRTLADKLAIHQELRVSLATGTEGLPFTGFFPDKPLLAFMGRTVEDSKDEGKSDEVSDIRKLLGFLARLTFEEKEQLLEVFNGQIAGPLTLTRCPAVTDEILLSWGDGEYWGIINVGNGDKFFNDSKDHPDLKGPDGGMLAQLRKSPIIESRFHFSQLDTAASPITVLIGSRKFAEGWNCFRLSVIGLVNLGSTKGNKIIQIFGRGVRLKGLKNDGKRHEPAHHDDYEGLKLPDTPVSRLRRLETLNIFSLKKSYLDTFLKALEADLPTWTVERSVPVAPAAVWVGGRTKWKTVQFDDYRDKLKVFKVGKHRDEPTLIAVRAESGRWCWRYLGDGSELCEEMPSFSICLDYRADTTAGGANIAAELLERVRQQAAFLPMVELHRLLERWQESRRIRLYHGNDEKLLPVTIDWLLELVGAVYYQAHLDERSWPAVERLLFQTVQDTLDKIHHKLIYDINTRRYRYDELMTQAAPGGDGDFIDRYQVTLEFPDQARKAAFETTYPTDVPEQLKLSFNDPRTVYAPLLNQDREALEKELGLKPNSLKLTISPDSLNAGERKFVQDLHDYLHDPVMKGRYDKHEFYLLRNVQSLRSVGVYLESETRAFFPDFVLWVMHKDRTHIFLIDPKGQTGITDWSKLEENEKVRISTGNHLPELARRLSQQYGKQFKVDSFILLRDSSPMGKLKALTPTADELKMVEQMKAKHVLRLDWHARNEAGDNQSAYWDGKTYLDFMFEQLI from the coding sequence ATGGAGCTGAAGCTCTACAACCGGCTGAAGCGCGAGCTGTTGGGCGACTTGGCAACTGCCGCCGAGCAGAACGTCACCGTTTACCAGGGGGTGGTGGAGCGCTACGCCCCGCAGACTGAGTCGGGGATTCCTCGCCCCTATTCCCAGAGCATCCAAGGGTGGCTATCTTTCTACAACCGGCTCATCGCCCGGCCGGTGCAGCTCCGTTACTACCAGATCCTCGCCCTTTATTTTACCGAGGCGGTGCTGCGCAAGATCCGCAACCGGGAAAAGGGATATCAGGGCCGGACCATGCTGGCCTACTGGATGGCCACCGGCAGCGGCAAGACCCTGCTGATGCACCTCAACATCCTCCAGTTCATCGACCATATCGGCGGCTGGCGGGCCTTCGACGAGCTGCAGATTATCCTGACCACGCCGGGGGTCAACCTGATCGAGCAGCATCGCCGCGAGGTGGTTCCGCTCATCGAAAAGCTCAACCAGCAGTGTGCTGGCCGCATCAGGCTCACCATCGACTCGACTCAGTCGCTTCTGAACCGGGAAAAGCATTTCTTCGACCTGCCGGACCACAAGCGGGTCTTCCGACTGGTGCTGGTGGATGAAGGGCACATTGGCCTCTCCAGCAGCGGTACGGATCTGGGGAAGTTCAAGGAGCTGCGCCACAATCTGGCCGACTACCCCAACGCCTTCCTGTTCGAGTATTCCGCCACCTACCACGGCATTGCCGACCGGCATATCGAGGAGTATGGCGAGCAGATCGTCTACGACTACAACTACTATCGCTTTTTCAAGGACGGTTACGGCAAGGATTTCTCCGTGGCCCGCATCGCCGACGACGCCTTCGATGCTGGCCGCGAATGCTGGGAAAATTTCACCACCGCCTTCCGCACCCTGGCGGATAAGCTGGCCATCCACCAGGAGCTGCGGGTGAGCCTCGCCACCGGCACCGAGGGGCTCCCCTTCACCGGCTTCTTTCCGGACAAGCCGCTCCTGGCCTTCATGGGGCGCACGGTGGAGGACTCGAAGGACGAGGGGAAAAGCGACGAGGTCTCCGACATCCGCAAGCTCCTCGGCTTTCTGGCCCGGCTCACCTTCGAGGAGAAGGAGCAGTTGCTGGAGGTATTTAACGGCCAGATCGCCGGCCCCCTGACCCTTACCCGCTGCCCGGCGGTGACGGACGAAATCCTCCTCTCCTGGGGGGATGGCGAATACTGGGGGATCATTAACGTCGGTAACGGCGACAAGTTTTTCAACGACTCCAAGGACCACCCCGACCTGAAGGGCCCAGACGGTGGCATGCTGGCGCAGCTGCGCAAGAGCCCGATCATCGAAAGCCGTTTCCACTTCTCCCAGCTGGACACCGCGGCGAGCCCCATCACCGTGCTCATCGGCAGCCGGAAGTTTGCCGAGGGGTGGAACTGTTTCCGGCTCTCGGTCATCGGCTTGGTGAATCTCGGGTCCACCAAGGGGAACAAGATCATCCAGATCTTCGGCCGCGGGGTACGGCTGAAAGGGTTGAAGAACGACGGCAAGCGCCATGAGCCGGCGCACCATGACGACTACGAAGGGCTGAAGCTCCCCGATACGCCGGTGAGCCGCCTGCGGCGGCTGGAGACACTGAACATCTTCAGCCTGAAAAAGAGCTACCTTGATACCTTTCTAAAGGCGCTGGAGGCCGATCTTCCTACGTGGACCGTGGAGCGTTCCGTACCGGTGGCCCCGGCCGCGGTCTGGGTGGGGGGGCGGACGAAGTGGAAAACAGTCCAGTTCGACGACTACCGCGACAAGCTGAAGGTTTTCAAGGTGGGGAAACACCGAGACGAGCCGACCCTGATTGCAGTGCGGGCCGAATCTGGCCGCTGGTGCTGGCGCTATCTGGGCGATGGCAGCGAACTGTGCGAGGAGATGCCCAGTTTCTCCATCTGCCTCGACTATCGAGCTGACACCACGGCGGGAGGGGCCAATATCGCCGCCGAACTGCTGGAGCGGGTGCGGCAGCAGGCAGCTTTCCTTCCCATGGTGGAGTTGCACCGGCTGCTAGAGCGCTGGCAGGAGTCGCGGCGCATCCGGCTGTATCACGGGAATGACGAAAAGCTCCTTCCGGTTACCATCGACTGGCTGCTCGAACTGGTCGGCGCGGTCTACTACCAGGCTCATCTGGACGAGCGGAGCTGGCCGGCCGTGGAACGGCTTCTGTTCCAGACCGTTCAGGATACGCTGGATAAGATCCATCATAAGCTGATCTACGACATCAACACCAGGCGCTACCGCTACGACGAGCTGATGACCCAGGCCGCTCCGGGGGGGGACGGGGATTTCATAGATCGGTATCAGGTTACGCTGGAATTCCCCGACCAGGCGCGGAAGGCAGCATTCGAGACCACATATCCGACGGATGTCCCGGAGCAGCTTAAACTCTCCTTCAACGATCCCCGCACGGTCTATGCGCCTCTCCTGAACCAGGACCGGGAAGCGCTGGAGAAAGAGTTGGGGCTGAAACCAAACTCCCTGAAACTGACAATTTCGCCCGATTCACTCAACGCCGGAGAACGGAAGTTTGTCCAGGATCTCCACGACTATCTACACGATCCTGTCATGAAGGGGCGGTATGACAAGCACGAATTCTACCTGCTCCGCAACGTGCAGAGCCTCCGCTCTGTTGGCGTCTACCTGGAGAGTGAGACGCGGGCGTTCTTCCCCGATTTCGTCCTCTGGGTAATGCACAAGGACCGGACCCACATCTTCTTGATCGATCCTAAGGGGCAGACGGGCATCACCGATTGGTCGAAACTGGAGGAGAACGAGAAGGTACGCATCTCTACGGGAAACCACCTGCCGGAGCTGGCGCGGAGGCTCTCTCAACAGTACGGCAAGCAGTTCAAGGTCGATTCGTTCATCCTGCTGAGGGATTCGTCGCCGATGGGTAAACTGAAAGCACTCACTCCGACTGCTGATGAACTGAAAATGGTCGAACAGATGAAGGCAAAGCATGTACTTCGACTGGACTGGCACGCTCGGAATGAGGCGGGTGACAACCAATCAGCGTATTGGGATGGAAAGACGTACCTTGATTTTATGTTTGAGCAGTTGATTTGA
- a CDS encoding adenine phosphoribosyltransferase encodes MDQLKDIIRDVPDFPKKGILFKDITTLLADAKSFQRMVDLLAHRYIGEKIDKVVGVEARGFVIGAALAYKLGAGIVLVRKPGKLPSETFKKTYALEYGTDTLEIHTDAIKPGERVLIADDLLATGGTMAAVVDMVQTMGGDLFECCFMAELEFLNGQKKLPEGKVFSLLKY; translated from the coding sequence ATGGACCAACTGAAAGACATCATCCGGGACGTCCCGGATTTCCCTAAGAAGGGGATCCTTTTCAAAGACATCACCACCCTGCTGGCCGACGCCAAGTCGTTCCAGCGCATGGTGGACCTTCTGGCCCACCGCTACATCGGCGAGAAGATCGACAAAGTCGTCGGGGTAGAGGCGCGCGGCTTCGTCATCGGCGCAGCGCTGGCATACAAACTCGGAGCCGGCATAGTACTGGTCAGGAAGCCGGGGAAGCTCCCCTCCGAGACCTTCAAAAAGACGTATGCGCTGGAGTACGGCACCGACACCCTGGAGATCCACACCGACGCCATCAAGCCGGGGGAGCGGGTGCTGATTGCCGACGACCTTCTGGCGACCGGCGGCACGATGGCCGCCGTCGTGGACATGGTGCAGACCATGGGGGGGGATCTTTTCGAGTGCTGCTTCATGGCAGAGCTGGAATTCCTGAACGGCCAGAAGAAACTGCCCGAAGGGAAGGTCTTCTCGCTGCTGAAATACTAA
- a CDS encoding sigma-70 family RNA polymerase sigma factor → MQNDEIVEEQKDGLFMDGDQDPDALELEEVEEEDTHAEVEEEEIKAAVVEHFDDAIKLYLREIQKTKLLTADEEKELAARIDNGDKAARDRMIVSNLRLVVKIAKRYINRGLPFLDLIEEGNMGLIKAVERFKLSKECRFSTYATWWIRQSIERALVNQSRTIRLPVHVSDDINKMLRVTRELVQKMNREPSIKEVADALDVNVTYVRRLMVLLKKTYSIERPMGENNDYFLIDTIEDTSTVSPAVLLEDLNKYELVSKWFDTLSDGEKKILTLRFGLDDKDPQTLDTIGRSFGVTRERIRQIEAKSLEKLRKIVEATDIMGKQQPANTTTPTK, encoded by the coding sequence ATGCAGAACGACGAAATCGTAGAGGAGCAAAAAGACGGGCTGTTCATGGATGGCGACCAGGACCCCGATGCCCTGGAACTGGAAGAAGTCGAAGAAGAGGACACCCACGCCGAAGTAGAGGAGGAAGAGATAAAGGCGGCGGTGGTCGAGCACTTTGACGACGCAATCAAGCTCTACCTGCGCGAGATCCAGAAGACGAAGCTCCTCACCGCAGACGAGGAGAAGGAGCTCGCGGCGCGCATCGACAACGGGGACAAGGCGGCCAGAGACCGCATGATTGTTTCCAACCTGAGGCTGGTAGTAAAGATCGCCAAACGCTACATCAACCGCGGGCTCCCCTTCCTCGACCTGATCGAAGAGGGGAACATGGGGCTCATCAAGGCGGTCGAGCGTTTCAAGCTCAGCAAGGAGTGCCGTTTCTCCACCTACGCCACCTGGTGGATCAGGCAGTCGATCGAGCGTGCGCTGGTGAACCAGTCGCGCACCATCCGCCTTCCGGTGCACGTATCAGACGACATCAACAAGATGCTGCGGGTGACCCGTGAGCTGGTGCAGAAGATGAACCGGGAGCCGTCGATAAAGGAAGTAGCCGACGCCCTCGACGTGAACGTAACCTACGTGCGCCGTCTCATGGTGCTCCTGAAAAAGACCTATTCCATCGAGCGGCCGATGGGGGAGAACAACGACTACTTCCTCATCGACACCATCGAGGACACCTCCACCGTCTCGCCCGCGGTGCTGCTGGAAGACCTGAACAAGTACGAACTGGTGTCGAAGTGGTTTGACACCCTTTCGGACGGCGAGAAGAAGATCCTGACGCTCCGTTTCGGGCTCGACGACAAGGATCCGCAGACGCTGGACACCATCGGCAGGAGCTTCGGCGTGACCCGCGAGCGGATCAGGCAGATCGAGGCGAAGTCGCTGGAGAAGCTGAGAAAGATCGTGGAAGCGACTGACATCATGGGGAAGCAGCAACCCGCCAACACGACGACACCGACGAAATAG
- a CDS encoding site-specific DNA-methyltransferase: MTSAFDKFRDFLREMFQYDTNDLDFGIFKILKLKRTYIEQFISGDGPDDLKATVARELARVENTDVEAAFMWLEPYCEDLGKRTREAWQALKQDPLNADLKTRLEAAIDALDENADKAEAAREKVALWVAGQQTSSANIEERLYNYLLNFFELYYQNGDFGYNSRAANAFKVPYEADYDGTDTFFHWKHKDSYYIKTGASFPSVKCELAGKRLEFRLESGGESEAEATAQNNNKDKEIKLYRLARIEEQDGVWQVVFHLAKTGTPKTELYSKVWAALFDAEADLTPYLFRKEGAGDGGKPVFNELASDFDKTEGGQVKGVNQLRLKEESYYKELAKRPEFAGLGKNESDRVEALRTNPTAAALYRLDTTLNQFYVGNDADYFIHKDLRGFLTREKDRFIKNVIFSDLDTLLNRNIDNTTLIIGRGVNAVASRIIEFLDTLETFQRNIFTLKKKVIDTHWLISVGKIPERFHGAISANAEQVRQFREMYGVAIESLEQLKEHPTLVVDTSLFATEWALELLSDPAFDNLDEQTDGVLIHSENWQALNLLQDKYRGQVKCIYIDPPYNTGGDGFLYKDSFRHSSWAAMMADRLQLASALLNRDGVLFASSDDKERTQLETILRETFGSGNRVEELIWAQNSTKNQSPTYSNNHEYVQVFATDLDRVKADPTMFREPKPGYAEMMELVERLNPEYPPIKVIEKAIAELFEQHRREFRAELEEQGVEFDKNLDLWKGLYNYKHAEYRDEKGQLVSEKEARSRKSRIWIWRESDTSMPLVSAGSKKPSVRDPNDPNYRFYTPPHEITGKPCPAPKRGWVWPRKPLAGFSQSFEELDADKRIAYGANEDKIPQVKRFIHEVDTNVGRSVVIDYTDGEKELTSLTGKTHSFANPKPTTLIERFVQQTTSTGEWVLDFFAGSGTTGHAVLHSDEQRRFMLTEMGDYFDKILKPRIMRVLYSTHWKDGAPVMPGRQPHIIKVQHLEQYEDLLANLETAWDGETLPKGLPVQYLFRPEHNRLVASLDLSRPFSQTIKAGKAREEKTIDLMESWLYLQGYWVKSRRVYTESDKTYLAVETTIGVLVVFRDIDTGEDDSAALNAIIDRYKGESGEFTVTRLEVNCDADIRRVKLPVSLVQATDFDRGASWS, encoded by the coding sequence ATGACTTCAGCATTTGACAAATTTAGAGACTTCCTCCGGGAGATGTTCCAGTACGACACCAACGACCTGGACTTCGGTATCTTCAAGATTCTGAAGCTGAAGCGGACCTATATCGAACAGTTCATCAGCGGCGACGGTCCGGACGACCTGAAGGCAACCGTTGCCCGTGAACTGGCGCGGGTGGAAAACACCGACGTGGAAGCCGCTTTCATGTGGCTGGAGCCCTACTGCGAGGACTTGGGCAAGCGGACCCGCGAGGCGTGGCAGGCCCTGAAGCAGGACCCGCTCAATGCCGACCTGAAAACCCGGCTGGAGGCGGCCATAGACGCCCTGGACGAGAATGCAGACAAGGCGGAAGCGGCCAGGGAAAAGGTAGCGCTCTGGGTTGCCGGACAACAGACTTCGTCGGCCAACATTGAAGAGCGGCTCTACAACTACCTGCTGAACTTCTTCGAGCTCTACTACCAAAACGGCGATTTCGGTTACAACAGCCGTGCCGCCAACGCCTTCAAGGTGCCGTACGAGGCGGACTACGACGGCACCGACACCTTTTTCCACTGGAAGCACAAGGACAGCTACTACATCAAGACCGGGGCGAGCTTCCCCAGTGTGAAATGCGAGTTGGCCGGGAAGCGGCTAGAGTTCCGCCTGGAATCCGGCGGCGAGAGCGAAGCCGAGGCCACGGCACAGAACAACAACAAAGACAAGGAGATCAAGCTCTACCGGCTGGCGCGGATTGAGGAGCAGGACGGCGTTTGGCAGGTGGTGTTCCATCTGGCGAAGACGGGGACGCCGAAAACGGAGCTCTACTCGAAAGTGTGGGCGGCCCTGTTCGACGCCGAAGCAGACCTCACCCCGTACCTCTTCAGGAAAGAGGGAGCGGGCGACGGTGGCAAACCGGTCTTCAACGAATTGGCCTCCGACTTCGACAAAACCGAAGGCGGACAGGTGAAGGGGGTCAACCAACTCCGGCTGAAGGAAGAGAGCTACTACAAGGAGCTGGCCAAACGGCCCGAGTTCGCCGGACTGGGGAAGAATGAGTCCGACCGGGTCGAGGCGCTGCGAACCAATCCGACCGCCGCCGCCCTCTACCGGCTGGACACAACGCTGAACCAGTTCTACGTGGGGAACGACGCCGACTACTTCATCCACAAGGATCTGCGCGGCTTCCTGACACGGGAGAAGGACCGCTTCATCAAGAACGTCATCTTTTCCGATTTAGATACGCTCCTCAACCGGAATATCGACAACACCACTCTCATCATCGGCCGGGGGGTCAACGCCGTGGCCAGCCGGATCATCGAATTCCTCGACACACTGGAGACCTTCCAGCGGAATATCTTCACCCTAAAGAAGAAGGTGATCGACACCCACTGGCTCATCTCCGTTGGGAAAATTCCGGAGCGGTTTCATGGCGCTATTTCCGCCAATGCAGAGCAGGTGCGTCAGTTCAGAGAGATGTACGGGGTCGCCATCGAGAGCCTGGAGCAGTTGAAGGAGCATCCGACCTTGGTGGTGGATACGTCGCTATTCGCAACCGAGTGGGCGCTAGAGCTCTTGTCCGACCCGGCGTTCGACAACCTGGACGAGCAGACCGACGGGGTGCTGATTCACTCGGAGAACTGGCAGGCTTTGAATCTATTGCAGGATAAGTACCGGGGGCAGGTGAAATGCATCTACATCGACCCGCCGTACAACACGGGGGGTGACGGTTTCCTCTACAAGGACTCGTTTCGCCATTCAAGTTGGGCTGCCATGATGGCGGACCGGTTGCAGCTCGCCAGTGCCCTGCTGAACCGGGATGGGGTGTTGTTCGCCAGCAGCGACGACAAGGAGCGGACACAGCTTGAGACCATTCTCAGGGAAACCTTCGGTTCGGGAAACCGGGTCGAGGAGCTGATCTGGGCGCAGAACTCCACGAAAAACCAGTCGCCGACCTACTCCAACAACCATGAGTATGTCCAGGTGTTCGCCACCGACCTGGACCGGGTCAAGGCCGACCCGACCATGTTCCGGGAGCCGAAACCTGGCTATGCCGAAATGATGGAACTGGTGGAACGGCTCAATCCCGAGTACCCCCCAATTAAGGTGATAGAGAAGGCAATCGCCGAGCTGTTCGAGCAGCATCGGCGGGAGTTCCGGGCTGAGCTGGAGGAGCAGGGGGTTGAGTTTGACAAGAATCTTGATCTTTGGAAGGGGCTCTACAACTATAAGCATGCCGAGTATAGGGATGAGAAGGGCCAACTCGTGTCCGAAAAAGAAGCGAGAAGTCGTAAATCAAGGATCTGGATTTGGAGAGAAAGCGATACGTCGATGCCTTTGGTGTCTGCAGGTTCGAAAAAACCGAGCGTGAGGGACCCAAACGATCCCAATTATCGATTTTATACTCCGCCACACGAAATAACCGGAAAGCCCTGTCCGGCACCTAAGAGAGGTTGGGTTTGGCCGAGAAAACCATTGGCAGGTTTCAGCCAGTCTTTTGAGGAGTTGGATGCTGATAAGCGAATTGCTTACGGGGCGAATGAAGACAAAATCCCACAGGTAAAGCGTTTTATTCATGAAGTGGACACGAATGTCGGCAGATCGGTAGTTATTGATTACACTGATGGCGAAAAGGAACTTACCTCACTTACCGGAAAAACACACAGCTTTGCAAATCCAAAACCGACAACCCTGATCGAACGGTTCGTTCAGCAGACCACCTCTACCGGTGAATGGGTGCTGGACTTTTTCGCCGGTTCCGGCACTACCGGACATGCCGTCCTGCATAGTGACGAGCAGCGCCGGTTCATGCTGACGGAGATGGGCGACTACTTCGACAAAATCCTCAAGCCCCGTATCATGCGGGTGCTCTACTCGACCCACTGGAAGGACGGCGCTCCGGTCATGCCGGGACGACAGCCTCATATTATCAAAGTTCAGCACCTCGAGCAGTACGAAGACCTGCTGGCCAACCTGGAGACCGCCTGGGACGGCGAGACGCTCCCTAAGGGTCTGCCGGTGCAGTACCTTTTCCGGCCTGAGCACAACAGGCTGGTGGCGAGCCTCGATCTCTCCCGCCCCTTCAGCCAGACCATCAAGGCCGGCAAGGCGCGGGAAGAGAAGACCATCGACCTGATGGAGAGCTGGCTCTACCTACAGGGGTACTGGGTCAAGTCACGGCGGGTCTACACCGAGAGCGACAAAACCTACCTCGCTGTGGAAACCACCATCGGCGTGCTGGTGGTCTTCCGCGACATCGATACCGGCGAGGATGACAGCGCGGCACTGAACGCCATCATCGACCGCTACAAGGGAGAGAGCGGCGAATTTACTGTGACCCGGCTGGAGGTGAACTGCGACGCCGACATCCGACGGGTGAAGCTGCCCGTATCGCTGGTGCAGGCGACCGATTTCGACCGGGGGGCTTCATGGAGCTGA